ATGGTCATAATTTCCTACCTTTTTAGTAGGTAAAGATCTACCTTAAGGGCAGATACGGATTAAGACTAATTGGGCTTAGGTGCAAAGTGTTATAGCAATTAGCATTCAGCTTAGGTTACGCCAAGGCGCGGAGCGCATACAGTAGTCAACTTTTGTATTTTCCTTAGCCTGTATAGGTTTCACCCTTAGAAGTTGTCAATCGCTTTGCTTCCGGTGCTATATATATATCTCAAATAATTAAGGGGTAGGCAAAAAACCTATCCCTTAATTATAAATAATTTCTTTGTCAATCTTTTGAAATGAGTGTGGTTATAAGTAGTTGGCGCTTTCTTTTAACTCCCCCTGCTGCCCCTGTTTATCACCACCAAGAGGTTTTAACCACACCCTTTTGAACGTAGCTGAGTAAATTACCACAATGCTCGCACAGGAGTAGATTGCCTACTGCGATTGGGAGAAGTTGTATTAGATTGATTGCTGCGAGGTTGTTGACTAACACGCAAGATCGGGCTGACTAACGCTAATACCTCATCACGTGTCGCGTAACCATCAAAGGCTTGTGAATTAAATGGAATAGGGGAACCACTGCGATTTTCTTTGTAAATGACTTCACTAGGATTTCTAATCCAAGGTCGCACGTTACTACCAAGTAGAGTTTGGCGCAAGAATCGGATACCCGCAGCATGACGAGCTTCTACAGAGTGTATAGCTAAAGCTCCAGCTAGTACTGGTTCAGCAGCTTCCCCTGCTGCGAGTAAATTCTGTACTTGCCCTTTATAAGCTGCTACTCCTAAATCTTCTACATACTGTCCGGCTAGGAGAAGATCAGCAGCATTAGCAAAGGGATTTCGACCTAAGATGGCGTTGTAATTAGGATTTTCGGGAATAATAACTGCATCTGGATTGCCACCCAGGGATGTCAATATCGGCGATAAATCTGCAACGTGGCTAGCTTCATCTTCTCCGTAAGAAACTAGCGCGTCTTTAGCTCTTTGGGGAATATTGGCTAACCTACCGTTAACAACTTCATTGTTGGCACGACGATAAAAATCAGCTTCCAACTTTTCTAAAGTTAAAGCGTATTCTACTACTTGCCGAGGTGTCAGTGTGGCACTTTGAGCGTAGGCTGATGCGGGATTTGTAAATAGTGATAGAAATATTGCGGGCAATATTAATAGAGCGATATTAGCAGGAACAAAAGTTGCAGCGATCGCCTTACCAATCTTACTGATTATTTTTGTCAAAAATTTGTGGGCAGGTTGCACATTTGCTAATGCCCGATTTACCACTAGGGCTAAAATGTTTTTCATTTTAATTAATTCCTTCGTTCAGGCAAAAAGCGAGCCAGTAATCGGGTTGTTCAATATGTTGAGCGAGCTAACAATTTCTAGCATTTGCCCAGTCGTGTATAATTCATCGTAGGCACGACCTTTAAGTGGGTTAATATCGGGGACTAATTCTGTGTCGTTCACAGCGCGCTCGCTATCTGGCTCTGTAGTTGGTCTTTGTAGTAATGACCGAATTCCGGCAACGTGACGAGCTTCTACTGATACAATTGATCCGGCTGCTAGAAGGAATGTCGGATTAGTTAGCCTAGTGCCTGCACCATTGTAGGCGTGTATGCCTGCATCTTCTAAGGCAACAACAGTATTCAAAATTTTACTGCGATCAGTTAATATAGCTGCTAATCCAGCCTGGTTAAAACTGAGATCTCGTGTTTGAAAGATCGCATTTCTGCCTAGTACCTGACGGAGAAATGCCGCATGAGCAGATTCGTTTGAAACCAAGGATTTCATGTAATCCACTTCGTTGCGATCGCGAAGTTTTCCACTATTTACAGCTGCTGCATAAAAGGTTGTTTCTAATTCTTCTAGCATCAGAGCAAAATTAAGAATGCCAAAATCATCAGCATTAAAATTTAGAGTTTTTATACTATTACTTGGCTGGGCATTTAATGCTTGAGGTATGGTTGTGGCTGCCATTGCTCCTATACTTACCAATCCCCATTTTAACAACGTACGACGCGATGAAAATATTTTTTCCATCGGCTTTATTGGCAAAACCATAAGCTAATTCCTATCAGGATTTTAAAGTAAAAGGAAATGTTTGCTATATAAATTAGTAACTTACTAAATCACACTCAGTTTATAGCCTTTGGTAGATAAGAGACGTATCTTTAGATAGATGGTAAAAGTACTCAGATATCCAAATCATTGACAATTGTCACAATGTCCACAACTAAAATTAGTTGCTTCTTTGGTAAACCCAAAAGCGCGTAACAAAAACTGCCAACGACACCCCCGCGTTTTGAGATATTCACTCATCTGAGATTGAATTTGTTGCTGTAATTTATTCAATTCGTCAAAAGCTCTAGATTTTTCGGAAGAATGGCGGATATAATTAAAAGGGTCTTTCCACTGTAATTGTCCAGCACTGTGCAACAAAGCAAGAGCAACTGCACCATCATTAAACTGCTTGGTTACTGTTGTTAATTCTCCCTGTTGTGGAATTTTTTGAGCAATTTGTTGAGCGTTTTGGTATTGTAAGCGCAACTTTTTAGCAAAAAAATTCTGCCTTTCCTTATCCTCTGGATTGAAAAACCCAGTTGGTTCACTAATTAACGTAAGTGCGTCTGCTGGTTTCCCATCTCGTCCGGCGCGTCCTATTTCTTGCACATATTCGGATAGCAAAAAAGGCGTATGAAAATGGACTATCCAACGCACATTTGGTTTATTAATACCCATACCAAATGCACAGGTACAAATAACAAAAAGTATTTCCCCAGTTAACCAGCTAGATTCTATTTTACGTCTTTGTTCAGGACTTAACCCTGCATGATAAGCTGCGGTTGCATAATTTTGTTGCTTTAACCATTCTGCTAACTCCTCACTATCTTTACGAGTGCGGACGTAGACTAAACCAGCTTGCTTTAATCTTGCTTGAATAAATTTTAATAATTGTTGCTTGCGTCCTCTAGGTGTCCAAACAATTTGCACCTTGAGGTTAAGATTATTGCGGTAAGGATTAATTAAAAATACTTGTGGTTGTTGTAGTTGTAAAACTTCTCGAATAGTTGCTTGTGCCGTAGGATCTGCTGTAGCGGTGAAAGATGCGATCGCCATCTTTGTCCCAGCAGGTTTAAACTTAAGTAAAGCTGGTCTAACTGCACCCAGTCGTCGATAAGCTGGTCGAAAAGTTTCCCCCCATTGCACCAAGCAATGCGCCTCGTCTAAAATTAACCCATTAATCTTTAATTGCGGTTGACATAATCTTTCCCATACTGGCGTACTTAATAAAGTTTCTGGTGATAAATATAGTAATCTTAGCTGTTGTCTTTCCAACGCTTGTAAAGTTTGCTTGCGTTGGTAAGATGGTACTTCGCTATGTAATAAGGCTGCTGGTAATTTTCGCTCTTTTAATTCCTGAACTTGATTTTCCATTAATGCTACAAGTGGAGAAACTACCAAAGTTAATCCTGTTTGTAGTAAAGCTGGAAGTTGAAAACAAATTGACTTTCCTCCCCCCGTAGGCATCACAATTAAAGCATCTTGCTTTGATAGCAAACTGCAAACAATTTCTCCTTGAGGCGGGCGGAAATCTTCATATCCCCAAATTTGCTTGAAAGTAGCGCGGATATCATCCCAGGATGTTGTTTCAAAATTATCCATAATTAGGTAAGAGAGGCGAAATACGTGCAAGAATTAGAAATAATTGCCCATCGGGGTTATTCAGCTATTGCACCAGAAAATACTATGGCAGCTTTTTACGCTGCTATTCAACATCAAGCTGATTCTATTGAGTTTGATGTCCAATTATCTGCCGATGGCGTACCTGTAATCATTCACGATCATACTTTAGATAGAACCACAAACGGGACAGGTAAAGTAATAGAAACAACTTTAGAACAACTTAAAAAACTTGATGCTGGATACTGGTTCAATCCTGTATTTGCTAATGAAAAAATACCCATATTGCAAGAAGTATTAAGCAGCATTAAATCTGTCAAAACCCCAAATTTAACAGGATTAAAAAATATTTATGCCGAAGTCAAACAAGCAGAATTGTGGACTACGACTAATATAGAAAAATTGCTTCAGATACTTATTGATGAAGAATGGGAAACTCAATGTATTGTTGCTTGCTTTAACCATGATTTTCTAAAAAAAGTACGGGAATGTAATTCCACTATTAAACTAGGTTATTTAGTTGCATCAATTGAAGAATATACCGAAAAGTTACCCCAAGCTACTGCTGATGGTAATGCGATGATGTTGAGTCAATATAAGATTTTACTAAATTACCCTAGCTTAGTTCAAGATACTAGAAATATTGGTATTGATGTTGGCGTTTGGACAGTTGATAATCAGGAAGAATTTCAAAAATTAACTAATCTAGGCATTCAGCGAATAGTTACTAATTCTTTGCTCAATCTAACTTTGTAATGTTATACCTGATCAATTCTTCTTCACTTTGCAGACTTTGCGTTAAAAAAATAAACCCCCGCCCTTTACCATAAAATTATTAATAAACTACCAATAACCTTTCAATATCGTTAGAATAAAAGATTGCAGCCTCACTAACTCAGATTTAGATATGTCCTTGCCCATTGTTGCTATTATTGGTCGCCCGAACGTGGGCAAATCTACCGTAGCCAATCGTTTAGTTGGTGCTAACGATGCTATTGTGCATGATGAACCAGGCGTTACGCGCGATCGCACTTATCGTCCTGCATTCTGGCAAGACCGCGACTATATCATCGTAGACACTGGAGGCTTGGTGTTTGATGATGATACCGAATTTTTACCTTTAATCCGCGAACAAGCAATGGCAGCCTTAGCAGAGGCAAGTGCGGCAATATTTGTAGTGGATGGACAAGCAGGACTGACTACGGGAGATCAAGAAATTGCTGAGTGGTTACGTCAGCAGTCTGTTCCTGTAGTACTGGCTGTTAATAAGTGTGAATCTCCACAGCAAGGTTTAGTTCAAGCATCGGAATTTTGGTCACTAGGTTTAGGCGAACCATTCCCCATGTCCGGTATACATGGTAACGGTACAGGGGAGTTACTTGAACAGCTAGTTACCCATCTACCATCTGTAGACGAAATCGAAGAAACCCCAGAAATTAAAGTTGCAATTGTTGGACGACCCAACGTTGGCAAATCCAGTTTATTAAACGCCTTAACTGGGGAAAACCGTTCAATTGTCAGCCCGATTTCTGGTACTACCCGCGATGCGATCGACAGTGTAGTTGAACGTAATGGCACAACATACCGTTTAATTGATACTGCTGGCATCCGCAGAAAGAAAAATGTGGAGTATGGAGCCGAATTTTTTGGAATTAATCGCGCCTTCAAAGCAATACGTCGTGCTGATGTGGTTTTGCTAGTAATTGATGTTTTAGATGGAGTTACTGACCAGGATCAAAAACTTGCTGGGCGAATTGCTGAGGAAGGACGCGCCTGCGTGGTAATAGCCAATAAGTGGGATGCTGTAGAAAAAGACTCCTACACGATCTATGAACACCAAGCAAATATTAGAGATCGACTAAGCTTTGTTGAGTGGGCAGAAATAATTTTTACCAGTGCTTTAACCGGACAGCGAGTAGACAAAATTCTAGATTTAGTAAATGCTGCTGTCGAAGAGCATAAACGCCGTGTATCAACTGCTGTGATTAATGAAGTGCTAGAAGAAGCAATTAGTTGGCACTCTCCTACAGTTAGTCGCCAAGGACGGCAAGGCAAAATATACTATGGTACTCAAGTAAGCACACAGCCTCCTAGCATTGTGTTATTTGTAAACGATCCCCAACGCTTCAACGACAACTACCGTAGATATATAGAGAAGCAGTTCCGACAACAGTTAGGCTTTAAGGGATCGCCAATTAAATTAATGTGGCGAGGTAAAAAAGTGCGTGAGATGGAAGGAATGCAAAACCGTTCTAATCGTGCCACCCGCGTATAATTTTGGCTTGGGAGTAGATTTGTCTTGAAAATAGGGAAGAGGGAGAGTGAGAAGAAATTTTCACTTCTACTTCATTTATTCATAAGTAAAAACTTATGAGCGTCTCTTGCACCCATTCAATAAAATCTTGGGTGACATCTGCGTCCATCTGGTCACATCTGCGATCAAAAAAAGCCAAATTTGTGATTTTTGCTCTTTGGTATAGTCGCCAGAAGGCAAATAAGAAATTGATCGGTGTAGATGACGATCGCTGATGTAAATCTCTAGAATGACTTGTGGTATAGCCAAAGATACAAAGCTATTGATAAGTTGTTGGGGTGTTGCTGATACAGCCTCATAAATATATAAAAGCTAACCACTAACCGCTAACTGAAAAGATGGATTTACTGCGATCGCTTCCTTTAGGGTTGTATCTGGAAAAACCTATTACCTGGCTACATCATCTTGATCCCAGGGTAAAACTAGCTTGGTTAATGAGTTTTCTGTTTGCCCCCATTCTGGCAAATCCCTTTTTTCGGGTGGCGCTAGTAGTATTGCTAATCTTAATGACCTTGACAGCAGCTATTCCCTGGCGAGTGTGGAAGCAGCAAATGGGTTGGTTGCTGACGCTGGGTGTGTTGGTATTAGTTCTAACAGCGATCGCACCTGATGGACTAAATATCGGCTATCAACCGCGCTTACCAGCTAGTAATTTAGAACTACCTCAGCCTACCTCTTACCAATACATCTTATTGAAGTTAGAATTAGGCTCAATGAAGCTGTTAATTACCCGCAAATCTCTAGATTTGGCGATTAACGTCAGCACCTTACTATTTACCTTAATTTACAGCACCAACCTTTTCTTACTTACCACCGCCCCAGAAGAAATTACTGATGGAATTGAAAGCTTAATGCGACCATTGCGACGCTTCAATGTCCCAGTCACAGAAATTATCTTGACATTAACTTTATCTTTGCGCTTCATTCCGCTAGTTTTGGAAGAAGTACAAAACTTAATTCGTTCTGTCTGGACACGGGCGATCAACTGGAAAAAGTTGGGCATCCGCAGAAGTTCCCAAGTATGGTTAATGGTAGCTGAAAGATTATTAGAAAATCTGTTATTGCGTGCTGAACAAATTGCCAGCGCGATGAATGTGCGAGGTTTTACCACTCCCAATACTCATAGAGTACAGTGGCATGAATTGCGACTCAGAGCAAGCGACTTTGTAGCCCTGGGCATTTTAGTCTTATTATGGGGAGCTAGAGTGTTTTTTGGTTCGGAAGCGTGAGGCATTTAGGTAGAAAGCTTGTTTTAGCCCTTGACAGTCACTACTCTTGATGCTATGCAACAAATACAACCTTGGTATTGGCGATCGCTTCCCCTAAAACAACGAACCGGAAGCGAAGTATTTAATCTCCTATTTAGACATCATCAAATTGCCACTCTCCTAGAAAGCCCATACCCTTCACCATTAGATCAACCACAGTTAACTCAATATTCCATCTGTGCAGGTGCACCGCGAACTATCCAAGGACAGCCGCAGATGTGGACACCACAAGTAGGGGAAATTCTACCCTTCTTAAAAAACTTGCTGCAACAGGGACTTATCAGCCAGCAACAAACACCAACTACTAACCTCACCCATCAACATTTACCCTTCACAGGTGGCTGGTTAGGTTGGCTAGGATATGATCTTGCTTGGGAAATTGAACGACTTCCAAGTTTAAAAGTTGATCCTCTACCTTTTCCTGTGGCTTATTGGTATGAACCAGCATCTTTTGCAGTCTTGGATCATTGGGGACAAACGCTTTGGTTAGCGGCAAGCACTGAAGCCGAACTAAATTTATTACAAACTAACCTAGCTAAAAAGAGCAAGCGTGGAGAGGTGAAGAAGGGCCGTGAAAAATTCTTAACTTTCTCTAGTGCCGATCAACAACAGATTTCTAGTAGTCAACCTCGTTTATCAATGTTGCAGTCAGACTACGAAACTGCTGTCAGACAAGCTAAGAAATATATTCAGGCTGGCGATATTTTTCAGACTAATCTTTCACTGAGATTTGAAGCGCAAACAACAGCAGATAGTTGGGCAATTTATCAAGCATTACAAGAAATCAATCCTTCCCCTTTTGCTAGTTATTGGCAAACACATTGGGGTGCTGTCATTAGCTGTTCTCCAGAACGTTTAGTGCAGTTGCAGGGAAACTTTGCACAAACACGCCCGATTGCGGGGACGCGATCGCGTGGCGCTACTTTAGAACAAGATCAACAATTAGAGCAAGATCTGATTGTCAATAGCAAAGAAAGAGCCGAACATATTATGCTCGTTGACTTAGAGCGCAACGACTTAGGACGAGTTTGCGAGTGGGGATCAGTAGAAGTCGATCAGCTACTAACTATAGAGCGATATAGCCACGTCATGCACCTAGTCAGCAACGTTAGAGGCGAATTAAATTCCAACTGCGATGCGGTTGACTTAATTCGCGCCCTCTTTCCTGGTGGTACAATCACTGGCTGCCCCAAAGTTCGATGTATGTCCATTATTGAACAACTAGAACCAGTCCGCCGCAACTTATTCTATGGCTCTTGCGGCTACCTAGATTGGCGTGGCAACTTAGACTTAAATATCTTGATCCGCACCTTGCTATATAGCACTCCAGACTCAGGAATAAGTACTGTTTGGGGTCAAGTAGGAGCCGGAATTGTTGCAGATAGTAACCCAGAAAAAGAATGGTACGAGTCCTTGCAAAAAGCGCAAGCTCAACTAACAGCTTTGAAGCTTGTATAGCTGTCAGCTATCAGTAGTCAGCTATCAGCTATCAGTAGTCAGTTATAAATTTATTTGGTCTTAACTGCCTTTGCTGTTGCTATACAATAAATTAGCTAAACGACATAGGCAATAATTTGAATCAATTTCTAGCTATTCTGTAACCATTGATCCATATAAACACTCTTATGCAAAGGTTAGGACAAATCGTAAGACTGAAAATTAAACATAGCAAGTAAAATAAAAAGCTAACTGCTAATAGCTAAGTGCTAACTGCTATAAATAAATATCCTCCTAAGCCCCTTGTGGGTTCAGACTTCATGCCTGAATTTTGATGAGCAACGAAACCTATCTCAATCACCCAACCTTTGGCTTACTCTATAGAATCTGTCTACTTGACGACAATCAAGAGTTATTCACTACCTTGTATGCCCAGCGCATCTTTTTTTTAGTGAAAATGAATTCTAATGAACAAACCTTTGAACCAATTACTCGCGCTGATGCTCGTTTGATGGTAGAAAGCCGCCTCCGCAACTTTCGTCGCAACGGTCAAGCGCAAGATTACCAGCAGCTTCAAGCAATTCATCAAAAAACATTCCAATGACTGGTTTGATTACACAACGTCTTGTTGAGATTCGGCAACAGCTTCCTGTATCTGTGCGATTGATTGCCATCAGTAAACAGGTATCTGTGGATGATATTCGAGAAGCTTATGCTGCTGGGATCAGGGATTTTGGTGAAAGTCGTATTCAAGAAGCCGAACTCAAACAATCACAGTTACAATTACCAGATATCACCTGGCATTTGATTGGACATTTGCAAAGTAATAAAGCTCGTAAAGCTGTCGAAAAATTCCAGTGGATTCACTCATTAGATAGCTTAAACTTAGCTCAAAGGCTTGATGAAATAGCTGCCCAGATCTCCCGTCAACCTGAAGTCTGTCTGCAAGTTAAAATGTTGCCAGACCCTAACAAATATGGCTGGACTGTGCCTGAATTGCTTGCCGATTTACCAGCACTAGATAAATTTGAGCATATTAAGATTAAAGGATTAATGACAATTCCGCCCCAGGGGCTTCATACCTCAGAGGTATTAGCATTATTTCAGCGTACGGTTGAATTAGCTGATCAAATTAAGCAAGAAAACTGCTTAAATATTCAAATGCAGCAGTTATCGATGGGAATGTCAGAAGATTATCAGTTAGCAGTGCAAGCAGGTGCCACGATGATTCGTCTAGGACGCATTATTTTTGGTGAAAGGACGGTGTAACTAACACTATAGCCCTGCCATTGATAATCAACATCTGTATAAATAAAGTATGGGTCAAGCAAGTCTATAAGCTAAGATATTGCCAACAGCAGTTGATAATCAGTACTTAGAGTTAACCGAAATTTCTTGAGGAGCATGAACAGTGAATAACATTTTTACGAAGTTACGAGATTTTGTTGGTCTTAATGAACCAGCAGAATATGAGTACGATTACGAAGAAATGGACGGTATAGAACAGTACCCCAATGAATATCAAGAACAGCGTCCTCAACCGATACAAGAGGAAGATAACCGTTCACGTCGGCGGATTCGTGAGCGGACAGTTATAACAGCAGACTTAGGAAGAGGAGCAGCAATGAATAATGTGATTGGTATGCCTGGATCTGTCAACGGTGCTTCTGAAGTGGCGGTGATTGAACCCCGTTCTTTTGAAGAAATGCCCCAAGTAATTCAAGCTTTGCGGGAGCGCAAGTCTGTAGTTTTAAACCTAACAATGATGGATCCAGATCAAGCACAGCGTTCAGTTGACTTTGTTGCTGGTGGTACTTACGCGATTGATGGTCATCAAGAACGCATTGGCGAAAGTATTTTCTTATTCACACCTAATTGTGTTCAAGTTAGTAATCAATCAGGTGTCACTACCGAAGTACCACAACCACAAGTACGAGTTGCTCGTCCAGCGTCTCCTACTCCCGCTTGGGCAACTGAACAAGTTCGTATGGCTCAGTAAATCAGCACATCAGCACTCAGCACCGTCAGTTACAACTGGTATTATGCCAGAAATTGTACTTGCTCTAAGGGCTTTGGGCTGATAGCTTTTTGATATTTGTGAGACGGAGAATAGATTGTCTATTAAGTTTGGCATGATCGGTGGCGGGGTAATGGGTGAAGCATTGTTATCCCGCTTAATTGCTCAAAAAATTTATGATCCCGATGCAGTGTTGGTGAGCGAGCCATCACCTGCTAGGCGGGATTTTTTAGTTTCTCAATATCAAGTCCAGGTAACAGATGACAATTCTTTGGCAGCAACCGCAACAGAGGTGCTGTTACTGGCAATTAAACCCCAGGTTTTTAATACGGTGGTTTCAGATTTAGCTGGAATAGAAGTTGAAGCTGGGCAATTAGTAATTTCGATTCTGGCTGGAGTTCCTTTAAAGCAATTACAATCGGCTTTCCCAGCACAGCCGATTATTCGGGCAATGCCTAATACTCCTGCAACTGTAGGGGCAGGAATTAGTGCGATCGCAAAGAGCAATAATACTACTGAGCAGCATTTAGACCAGGCAAGAAAGATTTTTCAAGCTGTTGGGCAAGTGGTGGATGTGCCAGAAACTTTGATGGATGCTGTCACTGGTTTATCTGGTTCGGGGCCTGCTTATGTGGCAATTATGATTGAAGCACTAGCTGATGGAGGTGTTGCAGCAGGTTTGCCTAGAGCGATAGCTTCTCAGTTGGCTTTACAAACTGTACTGGGAACAGCGCAATTATTACATACTTCAGAACTGCACCCCGCAGAATTGAAAGACCGTGTTACCAGTCCTGGTGGCACGACAATTGCTGGAATTACTCAGTTAGAATTAGCTGGTTTTCGCTCTGCATTGATAGAGGCAGTAATAGCAGCTACTAAACGTTCTCAAGAGTTAGGGAAGTAATTTTTAGCCGTTAGATTCT
The window above is part of the Oculatellaceae cyanobacterium genome. Proteins encoded here:
- a CDS encoding PipX family protein translates to MSNETYLNHPTFGLLYRICLLDDNQELFTTLYAQRIFFLVKMNSNEQTFEPITRADARLMVESRLRNFRRNGQAQDYQQLQAIHQKTFQ
- a CDS encoding ferritin-like domain-containing protein, with the protein product MKNILALVVNRALANVQPAHKFLTKIISKIGKAIAATFVPANIALLILPAIFLSLFTNPASAYAQSATLTPRQVVEYALTLEKLEADFYRRANNEVVNGRLANIPQRAKDALVSYGEDEASHVADLSPILTSLGGNPDAVIIPENPNYNAILGRNPFANAADLLLAGQYVEDLGVAAYKGQVQNLLAAGEAAEPVLAGALAIHSVEARHAAGIRFLRQTLLGSNVRPWIRNPSEVIYKENRSGSPIPFNSQAFDGYATRDEVLALVSPILRVSQQPRSNQSNTTSPNRSRQSTPVRALW
- a CDS encoding YggS family pyridoxal phosphate-dependent enzyme, which produces MTGLITQRLVEIRQQLPVSVRLIAISKQVSVDDIREAYAAGIRDFGESRIQEAELKQSQLQLPDITWHLIGHLQSNKARKAVEKFQWIHSLDSLNLAQRLDEIAAQISRQPEVCLQVKMLPDPNKYGWTVPELLADLPALDKFEHIKIKGLMTIPPQGLHTSEVLALFQRTVELADQIKQENCLNIQMQQLSMGMSEDYQLAVQAGATMIRLGRIIFGERTV
- a CDS encoding cell division protein SepF encodes the protein MNNIFTKLRDFVGLNEPAEYEYDYEEMDGIEQYPNEYQEQRPQPIQEEDNRSRRRIRERTVITADLGRGAAMNNVIGMPGSVNGASEVAVIEPRSFEEMPQVIQALRERKSVVLNLTMMDPDQAQRSVDFVAGGTYAIDGHQERIGESIFLFTPNCVQVSNQSGVTTEVPQPQVRVARPASPTPAWATEQVRMAQ
- a CDS encoding CbiQ family ECF transporter T component, translated to MDLLRSLPLGLYLEKPITWLHHLDPRVKLAWLMSFLFAPILANPFFRVALVVLLILMTLTAAIPWRVWKQQMGWLLTLGVLVLVLTAIAPDGLNIGYQPRLPASNLELPQPTSYQYILLKLELGSMKLLITRKSLDLAINVSTLLFTLIYSTNLFLLTTAPEEITDGIESLMRPLRRFNVPVTEIILTLTLSLRFIPLVLEEVQNLIRSVWTRAINWKKLGIRRSSQVWLMVAERLLENLLLRAEQIASAMNVRGFTTPNTHRVQWHELRLRASDFVALGILVLLWGARVFFGSEA
- the proC gene encoding pyrroline-5-carboxylate reductase, whose product is MSIKFGMIGGGVMGEALLSRLIAQKIYDPDAVLVSEPSPARRDFLVSQYQVQVTDDNSLAATATEVLLLAIKPQVFNTVVSDLAGIEVEAGQLVISILAGVPLKQLQSAFPAQPIIRAMPNTPATVGAGISAIAKSNNTTEQHLDQARKIFQAVGQVVDVPETLMDAVTGLSGSGPAYVAIMIEALADGGVAAGLPRAIASQLALQTVLGTAQLLHTSELHPAELKDRVTSPGGTTIAGITQLELAGFRSALIEAVIAATKRSQELGK
- a CDS encoding ferritin-like domain-containing protein encodes the protein MVLPIKPMEKIFSSRRTLLKWGLVSIGAMAATTIPQALNAQPSNSIKTLNFNADDFGILNFALMLEELETTFYAAAVNSGKLRDRNEVDYMKSLVSNESAHAAFLRQVLGRNAIFQTRDLSFNQAGLAAILTDRSKILNTVVALEDAGIHAYNGAGTRLTNPTFLLAAGSIVSVEARHVAGIRSLLQRPTTEPDSERAVNDTELVPDINPLKGRAYDELYTTGQMLEIVSSLNILNNPITGSLFA
- a CDS encoding glycerophosphodiester phosphodiesterase family protein, whose protein sequence is MQELEIIAHRGYSAIAPENTMAAFYAAIQHQADSIEFDVQLSADGVPVIIHDHTLDRTTNGTGKVIETTLEQLKKLDAGYWFNPVFANEKIPILQEVLSSIKSVKTPNLTGLKNIYAEVKQAELWTTTNIEKLLQILIDEEWETQCIVACFNHDFLKKVRECNSTIKLGYLVASIEEYTEKLPQATADGNAMMLSQYKILLNYPSLVQDTRNIGIDVGVWTVDNQEEFQKLTNLGIQRIVTNSLLNLTL
- a CDS encoding anthranilate synthase component I; this encodes MQQIQPWYWRSLPLKQRTGSEVFNLLFRHHQIATLLESPYPSPLDQPQLTQYSICAGAPRTIQGQPQMWTPQVGEILPFLKNLLQQGLISQQQTPTTNLTHQHLPFTGGWLGWLGYDLAWEIERLPSLKVDPLPFPVAYWYEPASFAVLDHWGQTLWLAASTEAELNLLQTNLAKKSKRGEVKKGREKFLTFSSADQQQISSSQPRLSMLQSDYETAVRQAKKYIQAGDIFQTNLSLRFEAQTTADSWAIYQALQEINPSPFASYWQTHWGAVISCSPERLVQLQGNFAQTRPIAGTRSRGATLEQDQQLEQDLIVNSKERAEHIMLVDLERNDLGRVCEWGSVEVDQLLTIERYSHVMHLVSNVRGELNSNCDAVDLIRALFPGGTITGCPKVRCMSIIEQLEPVRRNLFYGSCGYLDWRGNLDLNILIRTLLYSTPDSGISTVWGQVGAGIVADSNPEKEWYESLQKAQAQLTALKLV
- a CDS encoding ATP-dependent DNA helicase RecQ, translating into MDNFETTSWDDIRATFKQIWGYEDFRPPQGEIVCSLLSKQDALIVMPTGGGKSICFQLPALLQTGLTLVVSPLVALMENQVQELKERKLPAALLHSEVPSYQRKQTLQALERQQLRLLYLSPETLLSTPVWERLCQPQLKINGLILDEAHCLVQWGETFRPAYRRLGAVRPALLKFKPAGTKMAIASFTATADPTAQATIREVLQLQQPQVFLINPYRNNLNLKVQIVWTPRGRKQQLLKFIQARLKQAGLVYVRTRKDSEELAEWLKQQNYATAAYHAGLSPEQRRKIESSWLTGEILFVICTCAFGMGINKPNVRWIVHFHTPFLLSEYVQEIGRAGRDGKPADALTLISEPTGFFNPEDKERQNFFAKKLRLQYQNAQQIAQKIPQQGELTTVTKQFNDGAVALALLHSAGQLQWKDPFNYIRHSSEKSRAFDELNKLQQQIQSQMSEYLKTRGCRWQFLLRAFGFTKEATNFSCGHCDNCQ